In Danaus plexippus chromosome 8, MEX_DaPlex, whole genome shotgun sequence, the sequence ataataaaattgctttGCTAATCAGCTTATGCTATTTATTTATCGAGGTGGTTAACTGGTCTAAACTGTTGGCTACTGACCGGCTGCACGAGTACAGTCTGCGGCTGGTTGTTGGTGCGATATCGTCGCAGGCGTTCGTCCTCTTCGCCACTGGACAAGCTGGATACGTCGCAGGAGGAGGCATCGAGCCTTCGAGCGGGGGAACACTGCGCGGGCCCTGCTCGACTCGCACCCGCCAGAGGCATTTCCTCCCCCTCCACGCAACCGGACAGTCTGGAACATGACAGTGTTATCGCTATAATCTATCCTTGAATTACTGAAAGAGAACCAATTACTCCACTACCACTTACTTAAGTgaacattttagaaaaaaatatttttgcccCTTGCCGTGTGTCCAAATTTGGCGGCCATTGAGCAAATTTAACGCGCCTTTTTTTATAGGAACTAATGTATATTACTTGCAAtgagacatttttttagaGTGATACTTACTGATTCAGCTTGAAATTAATGTGACTAATACATATTACCTATAACATGTATATTACCTTTAAAGAATATGACACTTTGCCACAAATCTTatgaatatctttttaaaaatcacaCGGCAATAACCTGACTTGCAAGTGTCCATGGTATCAGTTATGAAAGTAATTACTTCTGGCTTTcatttgagaaaaaaatatttgtgtttcatatatgtacatgtgttgaataaaatgaagGTATCCGACGTATTGTGAGAGGAGTTCATAGaaacagatttttaaaatactaattgtaagttataatatgatgtaatataattattaccttCTGTTCTCCTTGTGGTTGGGTCGCCGTCTGCAGCAAGGCTTGGCgaatatacaaaacatgataCGTAATAAACAACACGCCAACCCCGCCACGATAAGGGACGGGCCCACCAGGCGCAGTGCAGGCGTTTTGAAACCCTGGAGTTCACATtaacattttctaaataactaaacttaagtaaattttatataaaattcattatgcTTCTTAAAATCCACAGAAACTTAGtggatgaatatttaaataacctgcatttaagaaaacttttaaCATTCGTGggaatatttgtgttttttttagtttgaagaaaataaaaagggtGAATGATTCTTAAGCAAACTTCCGTGGATGGATAGAAACTTTCATGGATTAGGACTCCTTTCATTTCCATGTTCTTTTAACAGATcttaatgtttgtatttagCAGATGATTAGTTGTGATGTATgctaaatacttatttaacgCACCTTGTCTCCGGTACCCACGAAATAGATGACGAGACCAACTGCGAGGATGGCCAGACCCGCGTACAGCAGCCGGGCGACGCCCCACGGCTCGCCGGGCGCTCCCTCCCCCTCGTCCGAGTCTGATGATGAACCGTAGGACGCATCGCGGACCTGGAAATAGTCACCTTTCGTGTAAATGCCTTTGGGACAATTATAAACCGCAAtttgagtttatttttgtgaccaaatggttattttatatgttgaatGAGAAACCTATTAATTCGATTGAGGGAAGTCAACGTTGTCATTGAGAGCAGGTAAAGAATTTTCAGGTAGGCATTtgaacaaaactaaaaatttgtgttctttttaatatagaaacatATTTCTACCCAAGATATCTAACTGTGTTGTGGCTTCAGGCCCTCTGGGCATTTATATGTGGATATTCAAAATCGATCAAACGTAATGAAGatgtaatatttcaatttcaacaagtggcttaattatatatacacatatattagaAACTTcaacatcaataaaaatatacgacaCCAAGTGGAAAACCATTCAATGATTGCTCATGCAAATAAACAAGCGTGGTCGCGTACCCGATTGGTGCGGTGCCACTTGCCGCGCTGGTCTCTCCTGGCGCCGGGGTGATCGCCGAGCACGGAGCAGCGGCGCGCGGCCCCACCAGCTCCCAGCCCGCCGCCGCCCACAGACAGCGCTGCCGCCTCCTGCCACGCCGCGCGACCGGCCGCGCACTGGAACGGAACTCCAACGATAATTATGATGCAAGTTCTCGGTTTAACCGTCTGGAACGTTTAATTGCATTTGTtggaaattttttatacttttttaaaattttttcgtCTTGAAGATGTGACTCTAAATACTTACGGAGTTAAtgctttgtaaatatattttcgtatagctatgaaatttattgttataactttCAGGTTTTTGTTGAAACAGGTCACGATTTCGATAAACGGGGAATGAGAATATATGAGCAATAACTAGCGAATTTGTAAACACTACTTgcctatttttatttgacgatatattattaacaataggACGTAGTATatgaacaaaatacaaaaaaaatacttgtcaGTAAAGGATGCACTTTTGGTCTCTCGGGTCATAAATATGTACGACGGGTTTATTCGTCCGGAAGACCTGGGGCGTTTAAGGGACAAACGGCTGCAATAAAAATCCTCTAAATGCGCCCCTAAACAATGTGTTACAATCAGGACGGGCACCGTCATTATTTGggcctttttatattttctttaccttTATTTTCGTGTTCGTTTCTGAGTTTcgtttaatacatataatttttaacaaacccCTCTTCAAATAATTTCGTGATGCTAAAAGtttgaatagaatttaaataaatttattatagattctttaatattcaaataacatatttgaatatacCTGTATATTCAGACCATTAAtgcattttatacattattgaaCGCTCCAAAGATAattgtaaaagatattttgggtatgtgtctttttttaaaaaaaaaaagcgaaGTGTTCCAGCatttctgataaaaaaataaatatatatataaaagtgctcgaataatataaatactacttTGGTCCTAATAATCCCGAGGAATcaggtatgtatgtatttatatatttgtaaaacatttcGTGAAATACTCCAGCTTCGTAAatcctttataaaatttaatacattttgatacgaacaaattaataatacttacaaTAGTGTGTTAGGTACAAAACAGACAGTTAGAATACTCAGATGATTTGTGTTTCTCAAGACCTAACCAGACTACGATTAAGAGTTAAGAGTTACAAAAATTTCAGGCCTATTTCTACGAAGAGTTTTGAAAGATCACCGAGTTAATTCAAGTTAATTTTGAAGGCGTCTTCATCGTTGTTATCCTATTTCTAGTGAATACTCCACCGTGATCCTTCGTAGGATATTTTCGAAAGTTGATTACCTAATTTGGAGCGAGAGGTTAAACGGGACAACGTTAAAGTTACGGGTACGTTGCACACGAGACTCCATATAGAGGTCGTGAgatgaaatacatttaaaggTTTCCGGGTTTAGAGACCCTTGATccaaaattgttatattgtcAGACAATCAGACGATTTCGTATGAAGTCTCCTATATAACGTTATATCCTACAAATATGTGGTCCAAAAGTTATGTCCGAACGATAGGAAAGAAATCCCTAACCCAAACCTTCCCATGAGCTTTCTTAAATAAGAGAGAGAACCTACGTTAACATAAGAATGTTAGTGAAGTACCGATGCAATGCCTCTAGTAATGCTGCTCCTCCAAAGCTAAAACATTTCGGTGATTTAGTTAATAAGGACAGAAAGTTTTGAAAGCTCAACATATGTCCTCGTTCAATTTGACTGCGGATATAGTCCATTACTATTCCCTCGGTGCAAAAGTACCTATAGGTAGgatgaatttatattacgtGTAAATGAAgtacacaatttttaaattgatggTTTATTCTGGGAgtctattttaaagtttattattattaaaataatggatATTATAGGTACacctttttatttatcgaaACAAATGACTTATGACCAACAAACGGTTCGAtagtcatttataattttagaacaTTTGGAAAACAAAACTCATTCATTCAAAACATTCATCATAATTGATGGACTTTCGCTTGTAACAAAAGTTTgtatcttttttgttttttatttaactcaaaTACTATCttgcttatatatatttaaaaaaaaggtttttattatatttattgaactcaaattattaaaattacagtacatatatgtattagttGTTCCGACAGctggataaaatatttgataagacAATGTCATAACAGTAGTTATCTGACATGACTCTTATTGGTAGCTTACTGTATGTCATGTCACTGTATTTAGTTTTGAAATCATTACGTACGAATTCGTTtactcaattaaatatatatattttactcgtGACAGAATGCGACGAAATGATGTCAGTtttacattcaatatttttacctaAAAAGGTTaacaattgaatatatatgtgtatttaaatattaatagaatgtaaggactttaaaaaaaacttccaaCCATAGGTTgcaaatcaaatttaaagcTTAGAACGTTTATCAGTGATAGCTTAATGTGCaacgttaaaatttttcatattcgtTTAATGAAAACAGCAAATCGCCCTTTATATAcacgataaattaaaatatcgtcTGTTAGTGAAATGTTTTTCGGTTAATTAAGGTCTTTATCAGATAATATAATCAACACTAATGACTGCCGGGATCATTACCCAGTCATATCGTGTACGAAATAAGACCCGTAAAATAGTAATtcctgttattttataaaaacatggcACGATTTGATTTATGCGTCCATAGTCGTTTACATATTAGGCGCGTCACACGCTAGTTTTGggctttttgaaataatttattgcagttatatttatattcatatatacctacatatactTACATATAGAACCTatcttatgttttttattctttttctttacatatttttaaaaacctattttattaCCTACTTCAGTTTGATAAGTAAAAGTAAGAAAAGTACCTACATTTTGACAGGTAGGGCTTAATATCTGTTATGAATTAAatcctaaaataatttaactaactcactcactcacttaaataaaacctctgtattatgttaaacaaaaaagacTCATAATAGctccttaaaataattaattaatttaattatatataaaaaacaacaacttgtataacacatattatatatttttttctattttcattttaaaatataaattaccatTACTTTAggttggatttttttttattttaattaaggactacaaatataacatacaataaatattatcctaACAGTTACAGTGAGATTAATAGTTTACATAACGTTTATACAAATACTTTACCCACTAaacgataatttaaaattaaatgtccgTTAAGatccataaaaatatgtattttttctttgtgattataattttttaagttggTAGGAAATTAAGCTTAGATTCTGAGTGTAAGAAAGTCTTACATTCTTAACAACATGATATAAGTGCTTACATTTCAAACTCCAAATTATAACTgtatttactaatataattacCGCATAAACGTACTAAGCAAATAAATGTGatgtcttaatttaaaaagcaataagTATATTGTAAGGTTAGGTTTCAGAGGTAACATTAAACCGCAATGAACGCTAAAGCGTTTCGATACTTTTATCTGAATCAGTAACCGCATACAACTGGTACGACTTACAATACGGAGTtttcctttgttttatttaaactagaGCAAAATTACGGTCTTGCTTGCTGTTACTACAAAACTCCGTATGTTATGTAGTActcttgttattttatttgtatttatacattaatttttgtgGTTATTACCGTGCAGATATCGTTTTGTAATGATGACATAAATgtgtatataggtatatatatatatatgctttgtACAAAGTACAcgtgttatattaattcaacagCCACATgccaatataaatatcatcaacctataaatacaatattttttacgttctCTTTGCTATTTTTTACCTAAAGAAACACACGCTTAGACGCCTGACACATGTAGCTATGTATGGCAGATAGTTACACTTCAAAAACTACATTAAATAtaggaaaaattaaataccctttcataatttaatcaatttctaaatttaataaaagcaataaaataattcagccAAAAGGAACCTTATCTATACATCATAAAGGGTTTCGATTCCTTTAAATCAAattccaaaatatttcaacaataatatcaaaattaatcacATTAGTATGATTTTCATATCATGCTTTAAGCATTCCGTTGCATATATTTCGTT encodes:
- the LOC116773829 gene encoding uncharacterized protein LOC116773829, with protein sequence MQAALMLRAKSRERRKQRLKRGIKSELPSNVATKPIAPFPRYPPASWCAAGRAAWQEAAALSVGGGGLGAGGAARRCSVLGDHPGARRDQRGKWHRTNRVRDASYGSSSDSDEGEGAPGEPWGVARLLYAGLAILAVGLVIYFVGTGDKGFKTPALRLVGPSLIVAGLACCLLRIMFCIFAKPCCRRRPNHKENRRLSGCVEGEEMPLAGASRAGPAQCSPARRLDASSCDVSSLSSGEEDERLRRYRTNNQPQTVLVQPAGSQPKPQPSSPVAPPVQVQANPPAATSSHAKQSACPVIGKRPPPRTVSFAGAPDGELVLSPAQLR